The Pleurocapsa minor HA4230-MV1 nucleotide sequence TTACCAAAGATAATATCAACCAATTTTATTTATTTAACCCACGCAATCTCTATCAGAACTTCATTGTGGGTGTAAACGGTGGCGATCGCACTTTATATACTTATTTAGGAGCATTACAGCCGAGATTAGGTAACGCGGTGTATTCTAATCCTGGGGCAATTTCGCCTCTACTCAACGATCCAGATTTAACTTCTGTGGGCATTGGTAGCAAAATCTTTTTGGGTGGTGGCATTGGCTATATTGCTTGGGAAGGGACACAAAATTTTCCTTTACAAAAACGTTTACCCAATCGTACCCCCATTGGCCCTGCTGCTACTGTTGCCCTAATTGGTGACGCTAAACAAATGAGTGCTGACTGGGTACGAGGCTGCTATTTCAAAAATTATGGGCCGTCAATTATGCTGGGAGTAGGAGTGGCCTTACCTGTGACTAGTGAAAAAGTGATTCAAAACTGCTCTGTAGTAGACCAAGACATTGTTGCCCCTGTGATTGATTTTTCCATTCCTCGCCGAGTTCGTCCTACTTTTGGTCTAGTCAGTTACGAACAGCTGCAAAAAGGGCATATGACCATCGATGGTAGATCGGTTAGGGTTGCCCCCCTAGCTAGTAAATATCGTTCTTTGAAGGTTGCCCAAGAATTAAAGGAGTGGATCGAAACAGGTAAATTTACTTTAACCGAACCAGTTGCTCCTCTGCCTAGCGATCGCCTTTTTATCCCTCAAGACAGTAACAAGTCTATTATTTCCTTAGAGTAATTATCTAGATTGATTAATTGGCAGACAACGCAGCTCATCTTAAAACGTTTTTGCTCTAAGTTATTTTTGTCCATCCTAACAAAGCCATTATTCTAAATAAGGGCTAAAATATTGCACTAGCTAATTTGCCCGTTGAAAAATGTTTAAAAAAATAGCAGCCGAAACACTAGGTTTGAGCGATATTGGCAAAATTATTTCCCCTGCCGATTACGATAAAGTAGATGCTGATGATTATTTGTTTCACGAAGATGGGGAAAAAATCTTTTTTCTAATCAAATCCAAAAAAGATGAATACTGCTTTACTAATTTGGCTTTAATTCATGTTGATGGAGATTCTGCTATTTCCAACAAAAGAATTGTTAAGCGTTATGAATATGCCAGTTATCAAGTTTCACAAGTTTTTATTGAAACCGCAGGCAATATTGACTTAGATATTGAAATAAAGTTTACCTTGGGTAATAGCCAAGTTTTTAGCATTGATGTCGATCGCCAGTCCCTCGAATCACTCAAAGATATTTACAAAGTTTTAATTACAATTAGCAAGCTTCAACATAAGGAAGAAATCAGCCGCAACAATGCCGTTCTCTGTCTTCAGGCTCTATCATCAATGTATAAAATCAATAACATTGAAAACGAAGCCTCAATCGTGCAGCATTTCAATACCATTTTCGTGAATTTTAATGCCACAATTTTAGAGCGCTATACAAAACGAGATTTTAGCAATATTTTTGAAAAATATATTCGCCTTTAGCCTTTCACAGTACAATTGCTCGAATTATATCAAGTATGAATAAACAGTTGAATTAAAACTCGCGCCCTAAAGGATATGCGAAGCGGTATACCACAAGGGTACAATGTGCTTTAGCACTAGCTTCGCGTCGCAAAGACACAAAGGCGTTTATCCCGCTTAGTTTGAGCGCGAGATTCGGCGAATTCATTTCGCCTTGAATAATCGCGCTGTTGGGGCAAAGATTTTATTAGAAGTACATAAGCGGACTTGATATTACAGTCATTTTTAGTTCTCAAGGGAGCGATCGCCCTTTTATTCTTCAAGACAGCAACAGGTCGATTATTTCCTGAGAATAATTATCTGGCTAATGTAATTAGTCCTAAAGGAGAAGCTTCGTGACCATAGGGCGACGCGTAGCTAGTACTTTAGTGAATCCTTTAGGACAACTTCAGTAATCAGTAATCAGTAATTAGTAATCAGTAATCACTGTCCATCGCTTGGCTTTTTCTTGGGCAAAATAGGACGAGCTGTGGCACTAGTTCTTTGGGGGCGAGCTGATTTAAGCTGAATTTTTTTCGGATCTTTCTTAAACTGGGGTTTGCGTTTTTGAGCAAAGCCTAGATCTGTTCCTTCTTCAATAATCAAATCTTCTCCCTCAAGACGCACCTTCAGATCCCAAAAACGACGTAGGGGTTTATCTCCCAAAACTCCCTTCAGTTTAAGTTTAAAGAACTTCGGTTTTTCACCTTCCTTACGGGGAAACTGCTTGACTTTGACGATGACAATTTCTTCTTCTGTAGAGTAAAAAATTACTTCGCCTCGAATTGAGAAATAACCGTGTTCAGCTTCTTTACCCGATGCCTCTAATTCCTCTGAGTCTTGGCTGAGGGTTTCTGGTTCCCATACCCCAACGATTTGAGCATGAAGACGATCCTCCTGTATTTTAGTTCGGGGATAAACTACCCACAAATGCTCTTGTTCGAGGTCAAGATGATTTTTAATCAGACTGATAATACGACCTAGCAGCACTGCTTCAATTTGAGCCCCATCAGTAGTCAACAAAGTTCCTTGAGTCATCTGATCGTCACTCTGTTGATATTTAGCTTCGATCAGACCGATAGCACGATATTGTCGTGGATGGGAAGGAGGAGGAATTGGCTGCTTCCTTTCTGGGTTTACCTCGGGTTGGGAATTGGGCAGGATGGAATCCTGAGAGTTATTGGTCATGGTAGATTCAGCCAATTGATTGACAGCAGTAGAAAGTTGATTGGGTTGTTCAGAATTATCGTGAGCCGAATTCATAGAGCGATAGTATCTTAATTAATGGGATATTACATCTCATCAATTGAAACTGCATCCAGAAAATGTCAGAGAAATTAAAATTGTCCAAGAAATCATACTTTATATTCTCATGAAATTTAAAATAACCTCTAGTTTTGTCTGTCTAAATCAAATTAGCTTCTCCCTCTAGAATAAACGATAGGAGAGTTGGTCTGATGACCTTAACCAACAAATCAAGTATAATCTGCTGATCGTAATTTGGTGATAAGAGCATGAAGAAAAAGCGCAGTAGTTGGATTTATTTAGTTTTAGGCATGATGTTATTTTCTTTAATAACTGCTTCTGCCCTGCCGATATTAGGCAGTGTCCTTGAAGGACAACAATTTGCCACAAATCCCAATCAAGAGGTAATCACCCTTTCACAGCAAGAACTAGCACTCATAGAAGCAGAAGCTTCTGGTTATCAAAAAGTTCTAGAACGTGAACCAAACAACGACACGGCTTTAAATGGTCTATTAAAAATTAGATTACAACAAAAAGATTTAAACAGCGCGATCGCTCCCTTGGAAACATTAGCAAAACTTCATCCTGAACAGACTGAATATAGTACTTTACTGGCTCAAGCCAAGTCACAAATTGAAGATTATGAAGGAGCAGCCGCAGTATATAACGAAGTATTAGCTGAACATCCTGGAGATATTTATGCTCTTGGTGGTATTACCAATCTCTATTTAACTCAATCATTACCAGAGAGAGCGATCGCCTTATTAAAAAAAACAATTAAGTTAGCCGATAATGCTGATAGCCCCCAGGCAGGTTCAATTAATCGAGAAGCCGTAGAATTATTACTAGGGGAACTATACACCAATCAGAAACGATATGGAGAAGCGATCGCCCTCTACGATCGATTAGCCCAGTTAGATCAGACTGATTTTCGTCCTATTTTGGCTAAAGCTTTGGTATTGGAGAAAAAAGGCGACTTGAGCGCAGCCCAGCCAGTGTTACAAAAAGCCTATATAGCTGCTCCCGAACAGTATAAAGATCAGATTGGGCAGGAAATGGAGCGAATAGTCAAGGAAATTAAAGTATCTAAAGCAGATAATCAGAAATCAGCATTATCCGTTGAATAAACTCCAAGAGCAACCAAAAAATCCTTTTTTCGGTTATTTTTTTTTCAATCTTTACAGATTAATAACTGAGTAACATCAGTAACCTAATATAGTTAAAGACGATAATGTTATTTATTTAAGATCGGTTTGTGGAAGGGAAAAGAGAGTCATTTGCTAATTGGGCATCTTATCATCTATTGAAATGGTCAATAGTTAGCCCTGCTCTACATACTTATTGGCGGTTAAATATTTATGGGGCAGAAAATGTCCCTCAATCTGGTGGCTTAATTGCCGTAAGTAATCATGCTAGCTATTTCGATCCACCTATCTTATCTAATTGTGTGGGTCGTCCTGTAGCTTTTATGGCCAAAGAAGAGTTGTTCAAAATCCCCGTGTTCAAGCAGGGAATTCAGCTTTATGGGGCATATCCTGTAAAACGTCAAATGGGCGATCGCGCAGCTCTACGTGCAGCTACCACAGCTATAGAATCAGGCTGGATCGCAGCGATATTTTTACAGGGAACTCGTTCTCCCGATGCCAAAATTACCGACCCCAAACTTGGTGCAGCTTGGATTGCAGCCAAGACTAAAGTACCCTTATTACCCGTGAGTCTTTGGGGAACAGAAAAGATTTTAATTAAAGGTTCAGCCTTGCCCAAACCAGTGCCGATTACAGTTCGGATTGGCGAGGTGATTCCACCTCCTGCCTCGACTAATAAAGCAGATCTACAAGCTGTTACTGAGCAGTGTGCTGCTGTGATTAATGCTCTCCATGATTTAGGACGATAAGCTGTCAAAAATACATATTTATCTAAAAATCAGCTAAGATGACTCATTCTCAAGATATAACCACCCTCGCCCGTTGGATGGCATCAGACTTTAGTAACCAGGCTCAAGCCTATGCTAATCCACCCTTTTTTGCTCACATTCGTGTCTGTATGCGTCCTTTACCCAATGACTTACTGGACGGCACTAGTTTGTTTCTAGAACAGGCATATGATTTTATGCTGAATCAACCTTATCGTTTGCGGGTCATTCGCTTGAGCTTAGTAGGCGATCGCCTTGAGCTAGAAAATTTTAAGGTCAAGGAGCAAGAAAAGTTTTACGGCGCATCCCGCAACCCAGAATTATTAAGTACTCTCACTGCCGATCTAATTGAGAAGATGGACGGGTGCGACATGGACGTGACTTGGACAGGTAGTTG carries:
- a CDS encoding homocysteine biosynthesis protein, translated to MRTIAEINEKISRGQAVAWTVAEVKAKVPQLGISKIFEQVDVVTTGTFEPMESTGAIINLGHTDPPIKIRQCWLDGIAAYAAFGAVDLYLGATATADYNLQESDPNLREGIGGEKGGGHVIEDLIAGRAVQLKAIGQKTDCYPRAMWENAITKDNINQFYLFNPRNLYQNFIVGVNGGDRTLYTYLGALQPRLGNAVYSNPGAISPLLNDPDLTSVGIGSKIFLGGGIGYIAWEGTQNFPLQKRLPNRTPIGPAATVALIGDAKQMSADWVRGCYFKNYGPSIMLGVGVALPVTSEKVIQNCSVVDQDIVAPVIDFSIPRRVRPTFGLVSYEQLQKGHMTIDGRSVRVAPLASKYRSLKVAQELKEWIETGKFTLTEPVAPLPSDRLFIPQDSNKSIISLE
- a CDS encoding PH domain-containing protein; the protein is MFKKIAAETLGLSDIGKIISPADYDKVDADDYLFHEDGEKIFFLIKSKKDEYCFTNLALIHVDGDSAISNKRIVKRYEYASYQVSQVFIETAGNIDLDIEIKFTLGNSQVFSIDVDRQSLESLKDIYKVLITISKLQHKEEISRNNAVLCLQALSSMYKINNIENEASIVQHFNTIFVNFNATILERYTKRDFSNIFEKYIRL
- a CDS encoding tetratricopeptide repeat protein — encoded protein: MLFSLITASALPILGSVLEGQQFATNPNQEVITLSQQELALIEAEASGYQKVLEREPNNDTALNGLLKIRLQQKDLNSAIAPLETLAKLHPEQTEYSTLLAQAKSQIEDYEGAAAVYNEVLAEHPGDIYALGGITNLYLTQSLPERAIALLKKTIKLADNADSPQAGSINREAVELLLGELYTNQKRYGEAIALYDRLAQLDQTDFRPILAKALVLEKKGDLSAAQPVLQKAYIAAPEQYKDQIGQEMERIVKEIKVSKADNQKSALSVE
- a CDS encoding 1-acyl-sn-glycerol-3-phosphate acyltransferase, encoding MEGKRESFANWASYHLLKWSIVSPALHTYWRLNIYGAENVPQSGGLIAVSNHASYFDPPILSNCVGRPVAFMAKEELFKIPVFKQGIQLYGAYPVKRQMGDRAALRAATTAIESGWIAAIFLQGTRSPDAKITDPKLGAAWIAAKTKVPLLPVSLWGTEKILIKGSALPKPVPITVRIGEVIPPPASTNKADLQAVTEQCAAVINALHDLGR
- a CDS encoding chromophore lyase CpcT/CpeT, which translates into the protein MTHSQDITTLARWMASDFSNQAQAYANPPFFAHIRVCMRPLPNDLLDGTSLFLEQAYDFMLNQPYRLRVIRLSLVGDRLELENFKVKEQEKFYGASRNPELLSTLTADLIEKMDGCDMDVTWTGSCFQGQIKPGKACIVERKGKVTYLDNSFELTDKQLISYDRGRDPETDELVWGSIAGPFEFSPVQSFADEVVR